The following are encoded together in the Salmonella enterica subsp. enterica serovar Choleraesuis genome:
- the yhdH gene encoding quinone oxidoreductase, with the protein MQALVLEQQDGKTVAHVTSITTDQLPAGNVTVDIDYSSLNYKDAMAITGTGKIIRNFPMVPGIDFAGTVHASEDPRFHIGQQVLLTGWGVGENHWGGLAQQARVDGDWLVAMPEGLDARRAMIIGTAGFTAMLCVMALQDAGITPDSGEILVTGASGGVGSTAIALLHNLGYRVVAVSGRESTHDYLRQLGAQRILSREEFAESRPLEKQLWAGAIDTVGDKVLAKVLAQMNYNGCVAACGLAGGFALPTTVMPFILRNVRLQGVDSVMTPAARRNEAWLRLVNTLPESFYQVATREIGLDKCAAFARSIIDNEAQGRTLVHLK; encoded by the coding sequence ATGCAAGCCTTAGTTCTGGAACAGCAAGACGGTAAAACCGTTGCTCACGTTACCAGCATTACTACCGACCAACTGCCTGCGGGTAATGTCACGGTCGATATTGATTACTCTAGCCTGAACTACAAAGACGCCATGGCGATTACTGGCACCGGTAAGATAATCCGAAACTTCCCAATGGTGCCGGGTATCGACTTCGCCGGGACTGTGCATGCCAGCGAAGATCCGCGATTCCATATTGGCCAGCAGGTATTGCTGACCGGCTGGGGCGTCGGTGAAAATCATTGGGGCGGTCTGGCTCAACAGGCCCGTGTCGATGGCGACTGGCTGGTCGCAATGCCGGAAGGCCTGGATGCGCGCCGGGCGATGATTATCGGGACCGCTGGTTTCACCGCTATGCTGTGTGTCATGGCGTTGCAGGATGCAGGCATCACTCCAGACAGTGGTGAAATTTTAGTTACCGGCGCCAGCGGCGGTGTCGGCAGTACCGCCATCGCTTTGCTGCATAATCTTGGCTATCGCGTAGTGGCGGTTAGCGGACGAGAATCTACCCATGACTATCTGCGCCAGCTTGGCGCTCAGCGCATCCTGAGCCGCGAAGAGTTTGCCGAATCCCGCCCTCTGGAAAAACAGCTATGGGCAGGCGCTATTGATACCGTTGGTGATAAAGTTCTGGCTAAAGTTCTGGCTCAGATGAATTACAACGGCTGCGTTGCGGCCTGTGGCCTGGCGGGCGGCTTTGCACTACCAACGACGGTAATGCCATTTATCTTACGTAATGTACGCCTGCAGGGCGTGGATTCTGTGATGACGCCAGCTGCGCGCCGTAATGAAGCCTGGCTACGCCTGGTTAATACTCTGCCGGAAAGCTTCTATCAGGTGGCAACCCGCGAAATTGGTCTGGATAAATGCGCGGCCTTCGCCCGTTCAATCATTGATAACGAGGCCCAGGGCCGGACTTTAGTTCACTTAAAATAG